One window from the genome of Bradyrhizobium xenonodulans encodes:
- a CDS encoding lytic murein transglycosylase, whose amino-acid sequence MTPTISRLALAAFALSASILSVQPALAAVACGSGNFDAWLADFKTDAVAKGVSQQAVAAGLAGVTLDQSVLNRDRSQKVFTQTFEEFSGRMIPPRMTRGSNMMKQYGSVLSRIEQTYGVPGEVLVAIWGLETDFGVNTGKFATIRSLATLAYDCRRSEQFRAELLDALRIVQRGDLAPADMKGAWAGELGQTQFMPSSWMKYAVDFDGNGKRDLLHNAPDVLASTANYLAGYGWQKGKDWQPGAPNFAVLQQWNKSEVYSKTVASFAAQLARAP is encoded by the coding sequence ATGACCCCGACGATTTCTCGTCTCGCTCTTGCAGCCTTCGCCCTCTCCGCATCCATCCTGTCAGTCCAGCCAGCCCTCGCCGCTGTTGCCTGCGGCTCGGGCAATTTCGACGCCTGGCTTGCGGACTTCAAAACCGACGCCGTCGCCAAAGGCGTCTCGCAGCAGGCCGTCGCCGCCGGACTCGCCGGCGTGACGCTCGATCAGAGCGTGCTCAACCGCGACCGCTCGCAAAAGGTCTTCACACAGACCTTCGAGGAGTTTTCCGGCCGCATGATCCCGCCGCGGATGACGCGGGGCTCCAATATGATGAAGCAATACGGCTCGGTGCTCTCGCGCATCGAGCAGACCTATGGCGTGCCTGGCGAGGTGCTAGTCGCGATCTGGGGTCTGGAGACCGATTTCGGCGTCAACACGGGCAAGTTCGCGACCATCCGCTCGCTGGCGACGCTAGCTTATGATTGTCGCCGTTCCGAGCAGTTTCGCGCGGAATTGCTGGATGCGCTGCGCATCGTCCAGCGCGGCGATCTCGCCCCCGCCGACATGAAGGGCGCCTGGGCCGGCGAGCTCGGCCAGACCCAGTTCATGCCGTCGTCCTGGATGAAATATGCCGTCGATTTCGACGGCAACGGCAAGCGCGACCTTCTGCACAACGCGCCCGACGTGCTCGCCTCGACCGCCAATTATCTCGCCGGCTATGGCTGGCAGAAGGGCAAGGACTGGCAGCCCGGCGCTCCGAATTTTGCGGTGCTGCAGCAGTGGAATAAGAGCGAGGTCTATTCAAAGACTGTCGCCTCTTTCGCGGCCCAGCTCGCGCGCGCCCCTTAA
- a CDS encoding DUF1127 domain-containing protein — translation MLLSLIRMIQAFRDYQRNVAELSQLSDRELADIGLDRSDIPRVAAGQYQG, via the coding sequence ATGCTGCTCTCGCTCATCCGCATGATCCAGGCTTTCCGGGACTATCAGCGCAATGTCGCCGAGCTGTCCCAGCTCAGCGATCGCGAACTGGCCGACATCGGCCTCGATCGCTCGGACATCCCGCGCGTTGCCGCCGGTCAGTATCAGGGCTGA